GGTAACTCAATTTACTTTAGCAGTAGATCGTCCTTTTACAAATGGTCAAGGTCAAAGAGAAGCTGACTTTATCAATATTGTAACTTGGAGGAAGTTAGCTGAAACTTGTGCAAATTATTTGCGTAAAGGCCGGTTAACAGCAGTTGAAGGAAGAATTCAGGTTCGAAATTATGAAAACAATGAAGGAAGACGTGTATATGTCACTGAAATTGTTGCAGATAATGTTAGATTTCTGGAATCCGCAAATTCACAACGCGATGATCAGCATAACCAAGATCCTGGTATGCCAGTTGAACCTACAAGAAAACCAATGAATCAAGATCCTTTTTCAGATGATAGTAAACCCATCGATATATCAGATGATGACTTACCATTTTAATATTTAAACATACCTTGGAAGGAGATGAAAACTCAAATGAGCGAAAATAAAACTGAAGAACGTACTGAACAAAGATCTGAACGTCCTGATCGTCCAGAACGCAGAGAGCGTAAGTTTGGCGGCGGAGGTCGTAGAGGTGGAAGAGGCAAGCGCCGTAAAGTTTGTTATTTCACAGTAAATAAAATCAAACACATTGATTATAAAGATATAGATACGCTAAAGAAATTTATCAGCGAAAGAGGCAAAATATTACCTCGTCGAGTAACTGGTACTTCTGCAAAGTATCAACGTGAACTAACAATTGCGATTAAACGTGCTCGTCAAATTGCATTGTTACCATATACAACGGAATAGTATTAATAAAAAAGACATTGAGGGCGATCCTTATTGTCTTTTTTTTCTTAGGTAAACAAGCATATCTCATATTTATGATATAATAAGATAACCCTTATGATAAACTATGGTAGTGCTTATATCTGACTAGAAATAACATAAAAACATGAGGTGAAAACATTGATAAAATATAGCTGGAAATCTTTTCTCTGGAGTATAGCCTACATATTAATCTTATTATCTTTATTTACTCCGCTAAGTATTATAACTTTTAGTATTATGTTAGTTCCAGCCCTTATTTTAGCTGTTACCTTAAACCGAAAGACTCTTGTGATACAATATATTATTAGTATTCTTATTTGTAGTTTTATATTTCCATCTTTATCAATTGGTATTGTACTATTATCTTTGTTTACGTTAATACCATCTATTATCATGAGTACTTTTTATAAAAAAGAATCTGCATCTGTGACACTTCTCATAGGTATTATCACGATGTTGGTATTATTTGTTTCAGCTTTATTTGCCGGTTCTTTAATGGAACTAAATATTTCAACTGCTATGGAAGAACTAGTAAATGAAGTTATGAGTCAATATCCAGAGTTAAACCAAGTAGCTACGGAACAAACATTGATGATGCTCAAATATATGCTACCATTTTATCTCATTATGAGTTCCTTATTTATTGTAGTTGTTTCCCATTGGTTAAGTCGTGTAATACTTGAAAAAATGGATATTCAGATTCCTAAGATGAAACCGATAAAGGATTGGAAATTGCCTAAATCATTAATTTGGTATTATTTAGGGGCATTGTTTTTACAATTATTTATGAATCCAGAAGAAGGTTCATATACTATGTTAATTACTGTAAACTTAATTCCATTATTAACATTTATTTTTTCTATACAGGCGATTTCATTTTTATTTTATGTTGCAGACATAAAAAAATGGAGGTTTCTTCCAATCATTGGGGTTATTTTATTTCCATTTTTGCCCTTAGTATATAGTTTTCTTGGAATGTTAGATATTGCTTTTGATATTCGCAAAGGATTTATCTCGTGATAAGAAGTTTGAAATAAACATAAGGAGCGATATTGATATGCCGAAGTTTCTTATGAATCGATGGCAAAACCTTCATACCATATTTAGTTATATTTTATTTTTTGCTCTCATTATTGTTCTGTTCATTTATGAATGGATGATAGCTATCATTGCTTTAGCGATAGGCACTATTTTGTTGTTATTATCTATAAGAGCAGACAAAACATTTCATAAAGATCTTCACAACTATGTCATGACTCTTTCACATCGAGTCAAAAAAGCTGGAAATGAAGTGATTCATGAATTGCCTATAGGAATGCTTTTATATGATGATGAAAAAAAGATTGAATGGCACAATCCATATATTGCACAAATGTTAGATAAGGAATCTGTCATTGGAGAATCTTTGTTAGAGTTTTTTCCTGCTTTGGAAGAAGAACAAGAAGATAATGAGTTTGAGTTATTTATCAACGATGAGTATTATCAAATCTTGAAAAAAGATGATGAAAGATTAATTTACTTTACAAACATTTCTGATCTTAAAAATCTAACAGTAAAACATGAAGAAGAAAAACTGGTTATGGGTATTAT
The window above is part of the Chengkuizengella sp. SCS-71B genome. Proteins encoded here:
- the ssb gene encoding single-stranded DNA-binding protein — its product is MMNRSILIGRLTKDPELRYTPSGVAVTQFTLAVDRPFTNGQGQREADFINIVTWRKLAETCANYLRKGRLTAVEGRIQVRNYENNEGRRVYVTEIVADNVRFLESANSQRDDQHNQDPGMPVEPTRKPMNQDPFSDDSKPIDISDDDLPF
- the rpsR gene encoding 30S ribosomal protein S18 — its product is MSENKTEERTEQRSERPDRPERRERKFGGGGRRGGRGKRRKVCYFTVNKIKHIDYKDIDTLKKFISERGKILPRRVTGTSAKYQRELTIAIKRARQIALLPYTTE
- a CDS encoding DUF2232 domain-containing protein produces the protein MKTLIKYSWKSFLWSIAYILILLSLFTPLSIITFSIMLVPALILAVTLNRKTLVIQYIISILICSFIFPSLSIGIVLLSLFTLIPSIIMSTFYKKESASVTLLIGIITMLVLFVSALFAGSLMELNISTAMEELVNEVMSQYPELNQVATEQTLMMLKYMLPFYLIMSSLFIVVVSHWLSRVILEKMDIQIPKMKPIKDWKLPKSLIWYYLGALFLQLFMNPEEGSYTMLITVNLIPLLTFIFSIQAISFLFYVADIKKWRFLPIIGVILFPFLPLVYSFLGMLDIAFDIRKGFIS